In Methanonatronarchaeum thermophilum, a genomic segment contains:
- a CDS encoding winged helix-turn-helix transcriptional regulator — protein MGLDTLQKQILNELYEGRSSYSEIGDKLDISQTTVYRKIKEMEEEGYIQKNRAILPNYNKLNISVVALGISLKDIESEDKIIEILKKEEYSNILFRGYLEHSIISILFCEEGKAGKAVKKLKNEFRQNNINPESVDITISTSIEKIDMLPNLSKTL, from the coding sequence ATGGGTCTGGACACACTGCAGAAACAAATATTGAATGAATTGTATGAGGGCCGGAGTTCTTACTCTGAAATTGGGGATAAACTTGACATAAGTCAGACAACGGTTTATAGGAAGATAAAGGAGATGGAGGAGGAAGGGTATATCCAAAAGAACCGAGCTATTCTCCCTAACTACAATAAACTGAATATCTCTGTTGTCGCTTTAGGAATATCTTTAAAGGATATTGAATCGGAGGATAAAATTATTGAGATTCTTAAAAAGGAGGAGTACTCCAACATACTCTTTAGAGGTTATTTGGAGCACAGCATAATTTCTATACTGTTTTGTGAGGAAGGTAAAGCCGGTAAGGCGGTTAAAAAACTTAAGAACGAGTTTAGGCAGAACAATATAAATCCTGAATCGGTTGACATAACGATCAGTACATCGATAGAGAAGATAGATATGTTGCCTAACCTATCTAAAACACTCTAA
- a CDS encoding cobalamin-dependent protein (Presence of a B(12) (cobalamin)-binding domain implies dependence on cobalamin itself, in one of its several forms, or in some unusual lineages, dependence on a cobalamin-like analog.), whose amino-acid sequence MVKVSAANLENIFIRYDIKVEQEATPEDVFNEMAPEEEPWRTITQKLVFLEDVTDEVEKALNKHEPEDVINKGLIPGMDINGELYARGIYYLPQLILAGDAMGKGIELCEDAMASKGRTREAKGKVVMHAAEGDPHDIGKDIAAAMLKAQGYQIIDMGRDVPVEDVVDAVKKENPDVVTGTALMTTTQTAFPRVAKRLQEEGIDVPFIGAGGAVNQSFVHRFPMGIYADEAADGPSICEAVKEGKTWEEIREEYDEIVPSAA is encoded by the coding sequence ATGGTAAAAGTAAGTGCAGCAAACCTTGAAAACATATTCATACGATACGACATCAAGGTGGAACAAGAAGCTACACCCGAAGACGTATTTAACGAAATGGCACCCGAAGAAGAACCATGGAGAACAATAACACAAAAACTAGTTTTCCTAGAAGACGTAACCGACGAAGTAGAAAAAGCACTCAACAAACACGAACCAGAAGACGTCATAAACAAAGGACTAATCCCAGGAATGGACATCAACGGAGAACTCTATGCAAGAGGAATATACTACCTACCACAACTCATACTCGCAGGAGACGCGATGGGTAAAGGTATAGAACTCTGCGAAGACGCAATGGCTAGCAAAGGAAGAACAAGAGAAGCAAAAGGAAAAGTAGTAATGCACGCAGCAGAAGGAGACCCACACGACATAGGAAAAGACATCGCAGCAGCAATGCTCAAAGCACAAGGCTACCAAATAATCGACATGGGGCGAGACGTACCAGTCGAAGACGTAGTAGACGCAGTCAAAAAAGAAAACCCAGACGTAGTAACAGGAACAGCCCTAATGACAACAACACAAACAGCCTTCCCACGAGTAGCCAAAAGACTACAAGAAGAAGGAATAGACGTACCCTTCATCGGAGCCGGTGGAGCCGTAAACCAATCATTCGTACACAGATTCCCAATGGGAATATACGCAGACGAAGCAGCAGACGGACCAAGCATCTGCGAAGCAGTTAAAGAAGGAAAGACTTGGGAAGAAATAAGAGAAGAGTACGACGAAATCGTGCCTTCTGCAGCATAA
- a CDS encoding methyltransferase MtaB domain-containing protein has translation MAKYTEMAYDDAEEMVFGEAKEPVTYGHGPQITAGGGQVFGVTKIAPRPGAEARPEKLKTEFRKITKTILQRAVTLGFPTQEIENEWVHQMGENPVEYAQEPAIAQQAAIAEEFADEYGIATATTHTIPDLRVSEKGLRHGQDRESYYPEKVIGSFEIAAENGADVLKIESSGGMELADYGIQRGDIKAFLFGIGYLGSIDMEWLWSQIVDIAQKNNVIPGGDTNCPAANTAMFIAGGYLDQDIARTFSAITRAICAGRTIVAWEQGATGPDKDCGYEGPIVKAIAGKPTVMEGKDCSVAHADLMGNLAAQVCDGWSNESAEFHEEFSGWSSGTWAEAVGYEVSLMNTAKELGEDKTLRDIYMASDRYRSPESYIIAYDNAYKIGEAMVEEGDSYYRRSKAAAIKAAELIEDAQEQGKLQLSAHEKDTLEKVVTDLRALPEDEDKFVEECLNEYGDLPKFNPKNYGL, from the coding sequence ATGGCTAAATATACTGAAATGGCGTATGACGATGCAGAAGAAATGGTGTTCGGAGAAGCAAAAGAACCTGTAACATACGGACACGGCCCACAAATAACCGCAGGAGGCGGCCAAGTATTCGGAGTAACCAAGATCGCACCAAGACCAGGAGCAGAAGCACGACCCGAAAAACTCAAAACAGAATTCCGAAAAATAACCAAAACAATACTACAAAGAGCAGTAACACTAGGCTTCCCAACACAAGAAATAGAAAACGAATGGGTACACCAAATGGGAGAAAACCCAGTAGAATACGCACAAGAACCAGCAATCGCACAACAAGCAGCAATCGCCGAGGAGTTTGCGGACGAATACGGAATAGCAACAGCAACAACACACACAATACCAGACCTAAGAGTCTCCGAAAAAGGACTAAGACACGGACAAGACAGAGAATCATACTACCCAGAAAAAGTAATAGGCAGCTTCGAAATAGCAGCCGAAAACGGAGCAGACGTACTAAAAATAGAATCCTCAGGCGGAATGGAACTAGCCGACTACGGAATACAAAGAGGAGACATAAAAGCATTCCTATTCGGAATCGGATACCTAGGATCAATCGACATGGAATGGCTCTGGAGCCAAATAGTCGACATCGCACAAAAAAACAACGTAATACCCGGAGGAGACACAAACTGCCCAGCAGCAAACACAGCAATGTTCATAGCCGGAGGATACCTAGACCAAGACATAGCAAGAACATTCAGCGCAATCACAAGAGCAATCTGCGCAGGACGAACAATAGTCGCCTGGGAACAAGGAGCAACCGGCCCAGACAAAGACTGCGGATACGAAGGACCAATCGTAAAAGCAATAGCAGGCAAACCAACCGTAATGGAGGGAAAGGATTGCAGTGTTGCGCATGCTGATTTGATGGGTAACCTAGCGGCTCAAGTATGTGACGGATGGTCCAACGAGTCAGCCGAATTCCATGAAGAATTCAGTGGATGGAGCAGCGGAACATGGGCAGAAGCAGTAGGATACGAAGTATCCCTCATGAACACAGCCAAAGAACTAGGAGAAGACAAAACACTAAGAGACATCTACATGGCCTCAGACAGATACAGATCACCAGAAAGCTACATCATTGCATATGACAACGCCTACAAAATAGGAGAAGCTATGGTTGAAGAAGGAGACAGCTACTACAGAAGATCCAAAGCAGCAGCAATCAAAGCAGCCGAACTAATCGAAGACGCACAAGAACAAGGAAAACTCCAACTCAGCGCACACGAAAAAGATACGTTAGAGAAAGTAGTCACCGACCTAAGAGCACTACCAGAAGACGAAGACAAATTCGTAGAAGAATGCCTCAACGAATACGGCGACCTACCAAAATTCAACCCCAAAAACTACGGTCTATAA
- a CDS encoding DUF3243 family protein, whose amino-acid sequence MSLKKEEDACIKSMDLTEDWDAWLDRLRSGVKTAEKLGMSEERIQKVGKRLADHLSKSVCASTPEEQLMKDLWNVASEEEREAMTSVFFKLLDKREN is encoded by the coding sequence ATGAGTTTGAAAAAGGAAGAAGATGCCTGTATTAAATCTATGGATTTGACTGAAGATTGGGATGCATGGCTTGATAGGCTCCGAAGTGGTGTTAAAACTGCTGAGAAACTAGGTATGTCTGAAGAAAGAATCCAAAAGGTAGGGAAAAGACTTGCGGACCATTTATCTAAAAGTGTATGTGCCTCCACACCAGAGGAACAACTTATGAAAGATCTTTGGAATGTAGCAAGCGAAGAAGAAAGAGAAGCAATGACCTCTGTGTTCTTCAAACTACTAGATAAAAGGGAAAACTAA
- a CDS encoding UPF0146 family protein, producing MLETKEKNKRRQKQIPQKIHGHKQITNYITKNYKNAEKIIEIGPGKHLEFTHTLNKNLKAEIIPIDIKKHPKTTQDNVFNPNIQIYKNTDLIYSIRPPLEIQKPIAEITNKVQADLIIKPFEKEIQNLSKHLQEFKLKNLGPIPIYIGKPKPKNKKPPFNQN from the coding sequence ATACTGGAAACTAAAGAAAAAAACAAAAGGAGGCAAAAACAAATCCCACAAAAAATCCACGGACACAAACAAATAACAAACTACATAACAAAAAACTACAAAAACGCAGAAAAAATAATCGAAATAGGACCCGGAAAACACCTAGAATTCACCCACACCCTAAACAAAAACCTAAAAGCAGAAATAATACCAATAGACATAAAAAAACATCCAAAAACAACCCAAGACAACGTATTCAACCCAAACATACAGATATACAAAAACACAGACCTAATATACTCAATAAGACCCCCACTAGAAATACAAAAACCAATAGCAGAAATAACAAACAAAGTACAAGCAGACCTAATAATAAAACCATTCGAAAAAGAAATACAAAACCTCTCCAAACACCTACAAGAATTCAAACTAAAAAACCTAGGACCAATCCCAATATACATCGGAAAACCAAAACCAAAAAACAAAAAACCACCATTCAACCAAAACTAA
- a CDS encoding class I SAM-dependent methyltransferase has product MKGKKWYKNQEIAEKYEPKRFSGAGGTYINQTEKSCVKKTLGQIKNKKILEIATGTGRFSLMLAENGADVTACDISTPMLEIAQDKAERKGLTNKINFFKGDAEKLPFKDNTFDKVMAIRFMHLVDDPEKFLKEMARVTKDTVIFDTFNLQSFRILYNKILPMDSRLYSENEVKQLAKKTNLQITKKIDSFVIPFAVYRYTPDLLANTLKEIDYTMLNKQTGKKLSSVTYWKLKKKTKGGKNKSHKKSTDTNK; this is encoded by the coding sequence ATGAAAGGAAAAAAATGGTACAAAAACCAAGAAATCGCTGAAAAATACGAACCAAAAAGATTCAGTGGCGCAGGAGGAACATACATAAACCAAACCGAAAAATCCTGCGTAAAAAAAACACTAGGACAAATAAAAAACAAAAAAATCCTAGAAATAGCAACAGGAACAGGCCGATTCTCACTAATGCTCGCCGAAAACGGAGCCGACGTAACAGCATGCGACATATCCACACCAATGCTAGAAATAGCCCAAGACAAAGCAGAAAGAAAAGGCCTAACCAACAAAATAAACTTCTTCAAAGGCGACGCAGAAAAACTACCATTCAAAGACAACACATTCGACAAAGTAATGGCAATACGATTCATGCACCTAGTAGACGACCCCGAAAAATTCCTCAAAGAAATGGCCAGAGTAACAAAAGACACAGTAATATTCGACACATTCAACCTCCAAAGCTTCAGAATACTCTACAACAAAATACTACCAATGGACAGCCGCCTATACTCAGAAAACGAAGTAAAACAACTAGCCAAAAAAACAAACCTACAGATAACCAAAAAAATAGACAGCTTCGTAATACCATTCGCAGTATACAGATACACACCCGACCTACTAGCAAACACACTAAAAGAAATAGACTACACAATGCTCAACAAACAAACAGGAAAAAAACTCAGCTCAGTAACATACTGGAAACTAAAGAAAAAAACAAAAGGAGGCAAAAACAAATCCCACAAAAAATCCACGGACACAAACAAATAA
- the rimI gene encoding ribosomal protein S18-alanine N-acetyltransferase — MKKQIEIRPFNPKDLIQITKIETKVFDQESFHPYIFLEYNKPKNTFYVAEIKNQVVGYVIITTRFPKKAKIISIAIHPNHQSKGIGSKLIKKAINQTKKQGTKKITLEVKKTNNKAIKFYKKHGFQKTKTKKQYYSDGEDALYMTKKTQPHKTNLKN, encoded by the coding sequence TTGAAAAAACAAATAGAAATCAGGCCATTCAACCCAAAAGACCTAATCCAAATAACAAAAATCGAAACAAAAGTATTCGACCAAGAATCATTCCACCCATACATATTTCTCGAATACAACAAACCAAAAAACACATTCTACGTAGCTGAAATAAAAAACCAGGTAGTAGGTTACGTAATAATAACAACCCGTTTTCCCAAAAAAGCAAAAATAATATCGATAGCGATCCATCCAAACCACCAATCAAAAGGAATAGGCAGCAAACTAATAAAAAAAGCAATAAACCAAACAAAAAAACAAGGAACCAAAAAAATCACATTAGAAGTTAAAAAAACCAACAACAAAGCAATAAAATTCTACAAAAAACACGGATTCCAAAAAACCAAAACAAAAAAACAGTACTACAGCGATGGGGAAGACGCATTATACATGACCAAAAAAACACAGCCACACAAAACCAACCTAAAAAACTAA
- a CDS encoding GTPBP1 family GTP-binding protein yields the protein MKELNRLIKEGENGDVEFKEYLKEDIHLKTSRKMGLASQLKYRLLEGNGSARYVIGVRDDGSIRGLDKKEFKETVNVITEIANDIGAQIVDVTEQNIDAKTVGLIKINSKSNQLEHLIIGTAGHVDHGKSTLLGAIVTGQPDNGSGKARSYFDVQPHEIERGLSADLSYGVYGFNHKGQPIKLKNPLNNQEKSRVISNGVKVISFVDTVGHEPWLRTTIRGIVGQKLDYGLLVIAADDGVTHVTKEHLGILLAMDLPTMVAVTKTDLVDKKRTNEVIDQTTRLLKKVGKVPYKIKKKQDIETILKKQNDLLIPIIKTSAVTMEGIPLLDRLFYCLTPRKKQNDQPFRMYIDKVYKVTGIGRVVSGTVMTGKIKTGEKALLGPIDNEYKEVKIQTIEMHHHRVEEASAGDIVGISVKGAENTQIKRGMAICSPKAKPKTVREFVAEIMVLNHPTKIEKGYEPVIHIETISEATTFKEIKGNYITAGEKTLAKLRFKFNSHCVHEGQKFIFREGKSKGIGTIKEINI from the coding sequence ATGAAAGAACTAAACAGGCTTATAAAAGAAGGCGAGAACGGGGATGTCGAATTCAAAGAATACCTAAAAGAAGACATCCACTTAAAAACCAGCCGAAAGATGGGGTTAGCAAGCCAACTGAAATATCGGTTGTTAGAGGGCAACGGCTCCGCAAGATACGTAATCGGAGTTAGAGACGACGGTTCGATACGAGGATTGGACAAAAAAGAATTCAAAGAAACTGTCAACGTCATAACAGAGATAGCAAATGACATTGGAGCACAGATAGTCGATGTAACCGAACAGAACATAGATGCAAAGACAGTAGGACTCATCAAAATAAACTCCAAATCAAACCAACTTGAACATCTAATTATAGGTACAGCAGGCCACGTAGACCATGGAAAAAGCACATTGCTAGGGGCAATAGTGACCGGACAGCCCGATAACGGCTCTGGAAAAGCAAGGTCATACTTCGACGTACAACCCCATGAAATCGAGCGTGGATTAAGCGCAGACCTAAGTTATGGAGTATACGGATTCAACCATAAAGGCCAGCCAATAAAACTGAAAAACCCATTAAACAACCAAGAGAAAAGTAGAGTAATATCAAACGGAGTTAAAGTAATCTCTTTCGTAGACACAGTAGGCCACGAACCCTGGCTCCGAACAACAATAAGAGGCATCGTAGGCCAGAAACTTGATTACGGCCTACTCGTCATAGCAGCAGACGACGGAGTAACCCACGTAACAAAAGAACACCTAGGAATACTACTAGCAATGGACCTCCCTACAATGGTTGCTGTAACCAAAACAGACCTCGTGGACAAAAAAAGAACAAACGAGGTAATCGATCAAACCACAAGACTACTAAAAAAAGTAGGGAAAGTCCCATACAAAATAAAAAAGAAACAAGACATCGAAACGATACTAAAAAAACAAAACGACTTATTGATCCCAATAATAAAAACCTCCGCAGTAACAATGGAAGGAATACCACTACTCGACCGTTTGTTCTATTGCTTAACACCACGTAAAAAACAAAACGACCAGCCATTCCGCATGTACATAGACAAGGTATACAAAGTAACCGGTATCGGACGGGTCGTTAGCGGGACAGTGATGACAGGTAAAATAAAAACAGGAGAAAAAGCATTACTCGGTCCAATCGACAACGAATACAAGGAAGTTAAGATACAGACCATAGAAATGCACCACCACCGAGTTGAAGAAGCTTCAGCAGGAGATATAGTCGGAATATCAGTCAAAGGAGCAGAAAACACCCAAATAAAACGCGGAATGGCAATATGCTCACCAAAAGCAAAACCAAAAACAGTACGCGAATTCGTAGCTGAAATAATGGTGCTAAACCACCCCACAAAAATAGAGAAAGGATACGAACCAGTAATCCACATAGAAACAATATCAGAAGCAACCACATTCAAAGAAATAAAAGGAAACTACATAACTGCAGGAGAAAAAACCCTAGCAAAACTCAGATTCAAATTCAACTCCCACTGCGTACATGAAGGCCAGAAATTCATTTTCCGAGAAGGTAAAAGCAAAGGAATCGGAACAATCAAAGAAATAAACATATAA
- a CDS encoding 60S ribosomal export protein NMD3, producing the protein MMFCPSCGKETSSENRLCRECFLKNVDIVKIPEYVDVDVCVKCGAHREGDTWIDHEENSRLVSAEMAIMSELEVHRLVEDLDIAIALDIDSDPVQGEVYITGIVENEPIEIAEETTVRLRDTSCERCNKVSAGYFESVVQVRRPGIDLTDQEIRSMHNSSLKLSEEARQNERMAYIADIAKTDGGFDIYTGTKELGMKIAKLIKKQYGGTYTQSATLIGEQDGQRVYRKSYSLKLPPFRKGDIINLEGKPIGITGTGRTITGIDLETASQYRNDWRYMKDEDIDRIGNLKDVEPGVISMVSENEVQVVEPIEYKNVTLKRPSFIKKIDEGTEKGVFKHNGTIYLIPEIFTKTKIKE; encoded by the coding sequence ATGATGTTTTGTCCTTCATGCGGAAAAGAAACTTCCAGTGAGAACAGGCTTTGTAGGGAGTGTTTCTTGAAAAACGTAGATATAGTTAAAATACCTGAGTATGTAGATGTAGATGTTTGTGTTAAATGTGGAGCTCATAGGGAGGGTGATACATGGATAGATCACGAGGAGAACTCGAGGTTGGTTTCAGCGGAAATGGCTATCATGTCAGAGCTTGAGGTTCATAGGTTGGTTGAAGACCTTGATATAGCTATAGCACTAGATATAGATTCGGATCCTGTCCAAGGAGAAGTGTATATAACCGGGATTGTGGAGAACGAGCCGATAGAAATTGCAGAAGAAACTACTGTTAGATTGAGGGATACGTCGTGTGAAAGATGTAATAAGGTGTCTGCAGGATATTTTGAATCTGTGGTTCAGGTTAGAAGGCCTGGAATCGATTTGACAGACCAAGAGATAAGGTCTATGCATAACTCTTCTTTGAAACTATCGGAGGAAGCTAGACAGAATGAGAGAATGGCTTACATTGCAGATATAGCAAAAACCGATGGTGGGTTCGACATCTACACAGGAACAAAGGAATTAGGGATGAAGATAGCTAAGTTGATTAAGAAACAGTATGGTGGTACATACACACAATCTGCTACATTAATCGGGGAACAGGATGGACAGAGGGTGTATAGGAAATCATATTCATTGAAACTACCTCCATTCCGAAAAGGAGACATAATAAATTTGGAAGGAAAACCCATCGGGATAACCGGGACAGGTCGAACAATAACCGGAATCGACCTTGAAACAGCCAGTCAATACAGAAACGACTGGAGATATATGAAGGATGAAGATATAGATAGAATTGGAAACCTAAAAGATGTGGAGCCAGGGGTCATATCGATGGTTTCAGAAAACGAAGTACAGGTTGTAGAGCCAATTGAATATAAAAATGTAACTTTAAAACGACCTTCGTTCATTAAAAAAATCGATGAAGGAACCGAAAAAGGAGTATTTAAACACAACGGAACCATCTATCTGATTCCAGAGATATTTACCAAAACCAAAATAAAAGAATGA
- a CDS encoding endonuclease V, whose protein sequence is MKIKEEIRVLGVDDGPYQKNKNQNQNQNQNQKTIVVGTVYRGGSWIDGVTRTDIKIDGLDATNKIGQMTVNSKHHNQIRAIFLDGITYGGMNTVNIEKLYKQTDKPVIAVSRQKPNFKQIKKAIQNLPNPKKRWKHVKNAGKPIQVNTTPNPKEKPIYIQPKGIDKKSAIELTKHTSTRSRIPEPIRVAHLIATGITTGDSHGGA, encoded by the coding sequence ATGAAAATAAAAGAGGAAATAAGAGTCCTCGGGGTCGACGACGGCCCCTACCAAAAAAACAAAAACCAAAACCAAAACCAAAACCAAAACCAAAAGACAATCGTCGTTGGAACAGTATACAGAGGCGGTTCCTGGATAGACGGTGTCACAAGAACGGACATCAAAATCGATGGTTTAGACGCAACCAACAAAATCGGTCAAATGACAGTTAACTCCAAACACCACAACCAAATCAGAGCCATATTCCTAGACGGAATAACATACGGCGGAATGAACACAGTCAACATCGAAAAACTCTACAAACAAACAGACAAACCAGTGATCGCAGTATCAAGACAAAAACCAAACTTCAAACAAATCAAAAAAGCGATACAAAACCTACCAAACCCCAAAAAACGATGGAAGCACGTAAAAAACGCAGGAAAACCAATACAAGTAAACACAACACCAAACCCCAAAGAAAAACCAATCTACATACAACCCAAAGGAATCGACAAAAAATCAGCAATAGAACTAACCAAACACACATCAACAAGAAGCAGAATACCTGAACCAATAAGAGTAGCCCACCTAATAGCAACAGGCATAACAACCGGAGACTCACACGGAGGAGCCTAA
- a CDS encoding DNA-directed RNA polymerase subunit L: MEIDILEENDREIKIALINQDHTIANLMKSIFLEDERIEIASYNIDHPTLSDPILHIKAKENTDLHQTINEILEKTIEEFKDLEKQFAETK, translated from the coding sequence ATGGAGATAGACATACTTGAAGAAAACGACAGAGAAATAAAAATCGCATTAATCAACCAAGACCACACAATAGCAAACCTAATGAAATCAATATTCCTAGAAGACGAAAGAATCGAAATAGCCTCATACAACATAGACCACCCAACACTAAGCGACCCCATACTCCACATAAAAGCAAAAGAAAACACAGACCTACACCAAACAATAAACGAAATACTCGAAAAAACAATAGAAGAATTCAAAGACCTCGAAAAACAATTCGCAGAAACCAAATAA
- a CDS encoding exosome complex RNA-binding protein Csl4: MINNSFTTPGELIGTSEEFTGKEGTYEKDGNVYASLTGIVHVNEEDRSVWVEPKTSVPPVPEKGDEIIGKVRDVKDSIVLINIASLVGSEDREIAVNEVGAIHVSNVSDDYVKDLENKFRAGDIVRAKIIVEKPGAIDLTTNEPQLGVLSAKCTKCNGYLKKTQNGKLKCTSCEKTETRKISTEFGKELK, encoded by the coding sequence ATGATTAATAATAGTTTTACAACCCCAGGTGAGCTCATCGGCACATCCGAAGAATTCACCGGGAAAGAAGGAACATACGAAAAAGACGGTAATGTATACGCCTCATTGACAGGAATCGTACACGTCAACGAGGAAGACAGGTCTGTATGGGTCGAACCAAAAACATCCGTCCCACCAGTACCTGAGAAAGGCGACGAAATAATAGGTAAAGTGAGAGATGTAAAAGACTCAATAGTACTCATAAACATCGCAAGCCTCGTAGGAAGCGAAGACAGAGAAATAGCAGTAAACGAAGTAGGCGCCATACACGTATCAAACGTAAGCGACGACTACGTAAAAGACCTCGAAAACAAATTCAGAGCCGGAGACATAGTAAGAGCAAAAATAATAGTGGAAAAACCAGGAGCAATAGACCTAACCACAAACGAACCACAACTAGGAGTATTAAGCGCCAAATGCACAAAATGCAACGGATACCTCAAAAAAACCCAAAACGGAAAACTCAAATGCACAAGCTGCGAAAAAACAGAAACAAGAAAAATATCAACCGAATTCGGTAAGGAGCTGAAATAA
- a CDS encoding METTL5 family protein → MNKKQLEIKLTQLNGFKKPNPKLEQYQTPPGIVASIVYLAYMQGNIKNKTITDLGCGTGAFAIAAKLMGAKKTIGVDIDPEPLKTAKKNAQKLDLDITWIEKNVKNYSGTSDTVLQNPPFGAQKKGSDREFIKTALKTAKTTYSIHNQGTHQFIKKYIKQHGGHISEKTTLSFPIGRTFNFHKKKQKPVKVNLYKFIRDS, encoded by the coding sequence ATGAACAAAAAACAACTAGAAATAAAACTAACACAACTAAATGGATTCAAAAAACCAAACCCCAAACTAGAACAATACCAAACACCACCAGGAATCGTAGCATCAATAGTATACCTAGCATACATGCAAGGAAACATAAAAAACAAAACAATAACCGACCTCGGATGTGGAACAGGAGCATTCGCAATAGCAGCAAAACTAATGGGCGCCAAAAAAACAATCGGAGTAGACATAGACCCCGAACCACTTAAAACAGCAAAGAAAAACGCCCAAAAACTAGATCTAGACATAACCTGGATAGAAAAAAACGTAAAAAACTACAGTGGAACCAGCGACACAGTACTACAAAACCCCCCATTCGGAGCACAAAAAAAAGGAAGCGACCGAGAATTCATAAAAACAGCCCTAAAAACCGCCAAAACCACATACTCAATCCACAACCAAGGAACCCACCAATTCATCAAAAAATACATAAAACAACACGGCGGCCATATATCCGAAAAAACAACCCTCTCATTCCCAATAGGGAGAACATTTAACTTTCATAAAAAGAAACAGAAACCTGTTAAGGTTAATCTTTATAAATTTATTAGAGACAGTTGA